From the Choristoneura fumiferana chromosome 15, NRCan_CFum_1, whole genome shotgun sequence genome, the window GTTTGTCGGCCTGTAGTAAGCCGGCAGCCGTTTTTCGTTAGCTCTCACGTCCCGTGCAAAGCTATAAACCAGCCTGATGCTCTATTATCAGACCCTGGAAATTCTTGTTCAAAGTACACCTTAAAACTATTCTGATAAATCCAAATACGGTTGGGCTACCTACATTGTTCTGTCTAGGAGTTCCAGTGCCCAAGTTCTGGCAATATCGTCAGATCAGCTCTATGGTAGCATAATGAATGATTGTAAAAGTATAGTCATCAGAACGACGCACAAGAATCAAGTTTCAAATCGCTACGACAATTAGAAGTAGGTTAAAATCAACTTCAATCCAATCgacaaaataaagcaaaatgAAAGTAAACAAATGCCTGTTAAAAacagtgacatgtaaaagtcCCACACTTTGCGGCCTGCGGCctactttcaaaataaatagtacattgttgtagaggcacgAAAGTAAGTAAGGCGTTGCTGGCGTGAGGGAGGTGTgacactatttttatttcctcgcagtgatcgtgaaaagcacaatgtttagtctcgtattatcgaagggtcggccttcaaactagccctttcatctattgcacttttgaccgagactaaacattgtacttttcacgatcactgcgaggaaataaaaatagtgtcACGCCTCCCGCACCCCAGCACGCCTGGAAttaaattcagaaattatattctaaaaagtcgtatcgtattatgaaatacatatattgatacgacctgttttcgtaatgtgttacattgttgtcgtgttttgcgagccataaatgagtcggctgttaaatgtacatatataggcatTTTGGGTACTTgattatctatggccacattttcgagcagttgAAACGCAGTCActgtgacatttttttttaaatttttaatatttccCGTTCCAGTCCAAGATAATGCAGGAGCTGGCGGCAAACGGCGTGGAGATCTACTCGTTCCCGACGGACGACGAGTCCGTGGCCGAGGTCAACGGCTCCATGAACTCGCACATCCCCTTCGCCGTCGTCGGCTCCACCGACATGGTCAAGATCGGCAACAAGACTGTGCGCGCGAGACAGTACCCCTGGGGGACCGTGCAGGGTGAGACACCTCTCGTATACTGCTTACTCACCATGTATACCACTATGCGGAGTAGAACCTTATTGATACTATTCAAAGCTGTTtcatattcttttttttacccTGTGTATCGATTTCTCTCTCTTGAtaatgtatccactttttcatacgaGTTGCATTAAAAAGTGAGTACTTATGTCAGGACACATTTGccttgatcatcatcatcatcttcggTCTCTTTTCAGAATGAAATTTCGCTCAAACATTCCGGAAAATTCCAGAGTTGCGTGCCCGAATTTGTATCTCCGATACCTCTACCTCTACCTAGCTAACTCTGTCCTGTTGTTAATACCCTTTATGACTTTAACACGCTTTACGGTCCTAACTTAATGTGATCTCGTTCCAGTGGAGAACGAGTCCCACTGCGACTTCGTGAAGCTGCGCGAGATGTTGATCCGCACCAACATGGAGGACATGCGCGAGAAGACGCATGCGCGGCACTACGAGCTGTACCGCCGGCGGCGGCTGCAGCAGATGGGCTTCAGCGACGTGGACGCCGACAACAAGCCCGTGAGTACTGCTGCCCGCTGCTGCCGCCCTGGTACTGGCAGCCTGGACCCACGCGCGCACTGCGATATCATCGTTACTGTTGACTAAACCTCTCTAAAGACAGGAACACGACACCTCACTGCACCCAAGCTCAGCCTAATCCCAGCTAATTCCAGCCAGGAGTCATATTTCAATCTACACTACGGTTCGATCGTCAATCAAGTGAAATTGTGGTCGTAGTTTATAGTTCAATGACCGCCATTCCCGTTGCAGGTGTCATTCCAGCAGACGTTCGAGCAGAAACGCAGCGCGCACCTGGCCGAGCTGCAGCAGAAGGAGGACGAGATGCGCCAGATGTTCGTGCAGCGCGTCAAAGAGAAGGAGGCCGAGCTCAAGGACGCCGAGAGAGAGGTACCTACTGCCGCCTTGATGCCATGGTGCCCTGATTCTTAGGTTTTTTGGGGTTGAGTCGCCAATTCTGAGAAGTGGCCTCTGCCCAGCTGTGGATGTATATGTAGGCTgaggtaatgatgatgaaggacAGGGCCAAAGACATAAGGGCCTTGCTTTTGTTGACTCgtttatagttttaaattttatatgagtGCTTTATATGTAGAAGGTGAGGGAGGATAGTCggaaaaaaccgaccaagtgcgagtcgggctcgcgcacgaagggttccgtactgtTATCTAatctcaaatatttattttattctgtttgtaGCAATTGTtcttatagcggcaacagaaatacatctattacggctcaagtgatagagccctgtgacagacagacagcggagtctcagtaatagggtcctgtCGGCACCCttggggtacggaaccctaaaattcaGTTTTAGACGACTGGGATGGGAGGACCTAGACAATGCCGGTTAAAAACTCACCGATTAAAAAGCCGCCTGCACAGTTCATCCCCAACTCCCTGGAGCTTACTATAGGAGGAGAGGGTTGGAGGGATTTCTTGTCTACATGCAGAGCCTTACTTCAGTCATTTGCTagaaacaatttttcaattcCTTGGTTCCCTGATGCCTTGGTATCCTGGTGCTACACTtctacagccttattcataaaaagttagagcctccttgaaggctccttgaaggcccgatgctaaaaaacatgattcataaacgtctgttagcgctaatcagtcgatcaaggctctgctaaagttagaagaccgtagaccctcctttatctctctgctaagtcacaaaatggccgccacaagtttgaacagctgactttgactagagcaaaaaaccataggtaccgaagatatttatagtgaaggcagggctacgcagattaaaaaaaaacaggaaaatttattttcaggaatttgtatttaaaaatcctctaaattagcaacaataaattaacaataaatatgaaaaaaaataaggatgattaacataattatggctttttgcacaacataaacatgcagatcggaaatggcgggaaaacaaacaactcgctttttatttttttttcctggtaatttgctgtcactgctgtcatttttttttttaattatcgattaagccattttttgtctttgatttgtcaaggtggccaacataacgcgtccaatccgtctatcagcagctcaacaactagcagactgctagcaagcgtttatgaatcatacttcttgacaaccgtctaacaagcttaatcagtctgctaagtaacagaccgatcaaacctcaattaaggattttttatgaataaggctgttagactcTATTTCTCGATCCATTTGACTCTAGACGAACTTGCACAGACCTGAGTTAAATTTTAGGAATTTCTCTTATTCTGAAAGGAAGCCTGTACTGCTTGCAATTAATGCTCCGTATTCACTTCGTAATATTTCAATGTTCAAATTTTTTCCAGCTGCACGCAAAATTCGACAAGCTCAAAAAGGACCACACGGATGAAAAGAAGCGTCTCGAAGAGCTGCGCAAGAAAGTGGAGGACGAGACCATCGAGTTCAACCGGCGCAAGCAGCAGACGGCGCAGTCGCACCACACGCTCACGCTCGGCAAGAGCAAGAAGAAGTAGACACGCTTCGGTTTTATGGACTCCTGGTACTTTCACGTGGTTacacgggtttttttttatcaatggaCGACTAAAATGCTGCacgctgtttcaccatccattgataagatttagttgatggataaatgtgatgccgactctgtttgttttgttcgaatagacggagacggcatcacatttatccctcaattaaaataaatcattgggtggtgaaacaacccctactATTGATACTAAATTCGTCACGTTTTTAAACACCGGTGTGGAATATATTCGTTTTGAATAGTGCAGTTAATAAAATAGATtcctagtttaattttttttgaccgTAAGAATGCTTATTGAATGATCTTATTTGTCACGTGAGCGCCCTTTGCACGAAAGCGCCACTATCAAAGCAATATGTGCTAGTTCTGTTTTAATTTTCACGTTTGTAAAGATCTTTGTTGTTACTATACCCAATTCAAGGGATTATTCTTCTCGTGAAATTGATACGGAAATCTCTGTTATCAATCGCACCGCTATTTTACTCGTCCATTAATAACCATTTAAGTAGTAAGGAGTACCATAATGTATATGAAGTTGGTTGACGAGAATACGAAATAACCGCCTTACTCTTACTTCTTTACTTTCATAGGAACAACAGTTTACTGGATACAAAAAGAAGTCCAAGATAAGCGATGTATTGTATATCCAGGTCTCATTAGAGTAAATATCCGGCAGTTTACCTCAGGTTTGATCACACGCAATGTTTTCCGTCTGGATTGCTTCGTCGTTTGCTGTAATGCCAGTGTTCAGTAGCTTCAATACGGTTCCATAGCTTTTGTAAAATGCATTAACTCTATACTAAAAGCATCAAGAAGTTAAATGATCGCATCActgacaattatttaaaaatgtatctttaagtttaattttaagtaaattggccaaataataatataaccaaTACTGTCtggttaaaaatatcaattgacttaccaaatgtattaaaaatgaatattattttaaggaGGGTTGTGTCCTGTGCGATACTGATTGAATACGCTAGCTAGACATTCgaagtattaaattttattggtATGGATGAAGTTTTTGAATGATTTTCTGCGGCAATTGAGTTTGTCTAGTTAACGTGTTCCCTAGCAGTTTAAGATTCATAAATCAAACATACAGTTGTGTTTCAATAGTTTATTACGTACAAATCGCATTGCTTATAGTCGAGCCCTAGCATATAGTAATGTAGACTTTACCACTATCGACTTAAGGGCCGAGTTCGTTTGTACGTGACAATCATCATAATaagcttttttaaattaagcaagttttttAAGACTATTAGAGATAACAATCAGATTTTTATcggtaattatttaattttaatggatTTTATAATCGTTTTACATACAATGCTCTCTGCTAATTCCTGTACCTTACTATTCAATTTTGGGTTCGGTTCAGACGCTAGAGGGCGCCTCTATGTAATTTCCATGCATTTATTTGTTCAttccttttatatattttttatacttatcgTGAATATTTACCtgtttgaggtatttaataaaatCGTGAGATTATGCTTACCTAGTTTTACTTACCGCCTAGCATTATTTTCATTtcgtataataattaattaatctaaagtttttttataaaataggttGGACGGATTCAAATTGAGAACGATAAACTTATTGGTCTACTTATAAACTACCTACCTGAATGTTAAGGGTTACAGAATTACTTGGTGCTAGCTTATAGACCTACCTTGATCTCCCATCGAGGCAGATCAGAGACTTACAGAATacaatcaataataatattttttaaaactttttatgatTCGGGTGTGTCTAGTGGTAATTTCAGAGTGATAAGTGCCGCATCAAGCCTGTCCCTTAAGGGGctcgtagacgggccatattttcactgcaatacattgtggccggcaactattggtgtccctgtctaacatgtgagtaagagagggacaccaatagttgccggttacaaattgcagtgaaaatatggcccgtctaggagcccctttacaattccatcccagcctatatacgtcccactgctgggcataggcctcctctcagaatgagagggcttgggcagtagttcccacgcgggcccagtgcggattgggaacttcacacacaccgttgaattgcttcgcaggtttgtgcaggtttcctcacgatgtttcccttcaccgcaaagctcgtggtaaatttcaaatgtaattccgcacatgaatttcgaaaaactcagagatgcgagccggggtttgaacccgcgatcctctgcttgagtgccctttacaattacaataaaataaaatatctagcAATGCTCACCATTTCACTTCAAACTGTCCTCTTGTCATTGCGTAAACCTGATTAACAAGTAAAAAAcgagaaaatcgaagttcgtatcgtatcgtccctctcactcgtattaaaataatattagtgtcagcgggacggcaagatacgaagttcaaatctTGCTCTTCGTAGTAAGGCCAGGAGTCGCTAGACTAGTTTTCCTCCGCCATGGTTGTCCATCGGTCAGCTATTGACTCTTGTAGTGGGCCGCAGCGAGCGTGACGCGCGGGTGTCACACGAGCGAGACCCGCAGCGGCTGCGGCAGCGCGTAGGCCACGGGCCGGTACAGCCCCTGGTAATACGTGTAGCGGCGGCGCGCCGGCGTCACCGAGCCGCGCCCGCCCAGCGCCGCCCGCCCCGCCGGCTGCTGGCACTGCAGACATGCATTTTGTGTCACAATTTTTCATTACTAAGATTGAGGGGCTACTgtgaaattcgtaaatcgaagtttttatcgtactgtcccttaactctcgtattgaataatattagcgttcgaattttgcacttcgtagtatagggtaCTTTGAGTACATATTCACCTATCGGGTCTCATTTGATGGAAAGCAGATAATTTCAAAGGTAAATCTCACTGGTTCACTAACAACCTATTCACTATAACCTAGCTATATTTTATAAACTATCATTAATTGAAGCTACACACAGTTGATTAGAGAATTAGAGGCCATATTTTCACATTTTAGCCAAATCGACCGAATGGCTTTTACCGAACGTTTTGTACGGGGTTCTTGTTTTTTAACCCTTAGTATAATGGTATCAAAAATTATaccataggtttttttttcgttttcacaaaaaaaaatctaattggtTTTATTAATAAGACTGTACCTATCTTCTACCTTATTCTGTTTTGCAAGCAGAATACAATTTTAACTACAATTTGCAAGGAGTATCTAAAaatatcagtcgaagaactgataaccgctggggcaaacgagttcttgagtggagaccgcgaatcggcaagcgtggcgtaggacgccctcagactaggtggagcgatgatcttcgcaggttagctggcaagaactggatgagactggccgaggatcgtgctcagtggcgtgcaactggagaggcctatgtccagcagtggactaagataggccgatgatgatgatgatgatgatgatcaaaaaTGATACCGTACTTagcgttaaaaataaaatgataatatttttcttgttattaaaaggGTATTTTCTaacaatttttcatattttcgatggaaaatattaaattatgcaGCTAAGGGTtaaatttttgaacatgaaaccacCGTGAGACTCGCACATACGGataacccggataactcacgtcttaattcGCGCACGCGAACTTTTTGAGTGCGCGTATTGAAGTAGCCGCCGAGTCgtggctacgaattagcccgaaacatgtcgagctaaactcgatttcagacgtgactTATCTGGATTAATTTCTCAGTAAGTAAAGCCATCATTGTTTTCATCAAGGAAGCCACTGTGGGCCggttattgtgaaaggttctaCAGCAGTTCGGCTTACATACAGCGATACTTACTAATTAACTGCGAAACGTAACGTAAATGTAATACGCCTATACTTACCATTGCAGCGCTGCAGTGTGCCTCGAAGTGAAATGAATTTGCTACGAGATTATGATCACTTGATTAATTAATGGAAAGTCATGAAGGCTTACATTATGTTTACAGCTATATAGTAAGTATGGACGGCAACAAATGACTACGACAAAATGTCGGGCAGTGGCGCAGTCGGGCGACGCGTGAGGTGACCCCCAATGCAGTAGAATTATGTCGACATTGCGTACAGCTTCTGATGTACCCATTTGTTTACGTGCGCTGACTTTTGGCTCAGGTTTAGGTTTAGTGGAACAGAGTAGATACCTACCCGTAGAGTGGAGTAGAGTTAAAGTAGAAATAAGTTGTATTTGTTTGCCTTATCGCCCTTAAATCAGATATCAGCGCATTATAAGTATATAAAGTGCTTAATAAGCGTGGGCGTTATGACTTGTTGAGTAAATATATTGTAGATTACCATTATGTAATTAGAATTTATCATTGACTCGAGGTTTTAACTAATAAGAGACACTTAAATCAGTGTCAGATTAGGTAGCCCATTTTCGACTTTTCCTTTATTGAGCTACTTTTGCTGCTGGCTGCACATTGCTAATAAATTTTACTGTTTTAGAAACCTTTGTGTGCTATTTTTTAGGTACCGTATCTTACAAATAATGTAATGGGATGTAAGTACCGAGAACTGCTCAATTCTTTCTTAGCTACGTGTCGCGAAGCTAATGTCGATATTAAAACTACAAGCGTGAATATGAAACGTTTATTATCAACCACTATTACAGCAGCTACCTACTTAGTAAATTGTTAAATAGTACTTAAAACTTGGCACAATATTGCTGGTTACACGTGGACGAAGTAAAAACTGTAGACCGTAAACAATCATTTAAAACACATCCCAAACTAGGCCGAAAGGATTATATGGGTCATTTATTAGTAATCAGAgtctttttcaatttttatttcgtCTCTAAAGAGGTAAAATATCACTTGCGTGTATAATGGTAAGCTCTCGgttgtattataataaatagttaACAAAAATTGCTATTTATTGagtgaatttaattatatttaaataagtgcATCGTCTTGTATAAAGTCTTGAACTAGCGTGACTAA encodes:
- the Septin2 gene encoding septin 2 — encoded protein: MAAIDVEPPKMEQNHRTLKLSGHVGFDSLPDQLVNKSVQNGFVFNILCIGETGLGKSTLMDSLFNTNFESAPSPHNLPTVKLKAHTYELQESSVRLKLTICDTVGYGDQVNKEDSFKAVVDHLDAQFEAYLQEELKIKRSLPAYHDSRLHVCLYFICPTGHGLKSIDLVCMKKLDTKVNIIPIIAKADTISKTELQKFKSKIMQELAANGVEIYSFPTDDESVAEVNGSMNSHIPFAVVGSTDMVKIGNKTVRARQYPWGTVQVENESHCDFVKLREMLIRTNMEDMREKTHARHYELYRRRRLQQMGFSDVDADNKPVSFQQTFEQKRSAHLAELQQKEDEMRQMFVQRVKEKEAELKDAERELHAKFDKLKKDHTDEKKRLEELRKKVEDETIEFNRRKQQTAQSHHTLTLGKSKKK